From the Acidimicrobiales bacterium genome, the window CGCCACCGTCATGAACGGCCTGGCCTTGCAGGACACCCTCGAGCAGATGGGCCAGCCCACCCGCGTGCAATCGGCCATTCACATGGCCCAGGTCGCCGAGCCCTACATCCGTCGCAAGGCGACCCGTCACCTCGAGAAGGGACGGATCGTCATCTTTGCCGGTGGCACGGGCAATCCGTTCTTCACGACCGACACGGCCGCATCGCTGCGCGCCGTCGAGATCGAGGCCGACGCCGTCCTGAAGGGGACGCACGGCGGAACCGACGGAATCTACACAGCCGACCCACGTCTCGACCCGAACGCGACCAAACTCGACCACGTGAGCTATCTCGACGTCCTCAACCGAGGCCTCAAGGTCATGGACGCGACCGCCATCACGCTGTGCATG encodes:
- the pyrH gene encoding UMP kinase, translated to MSDGDDTSRGTHPARWGRVLLKLSGEAFAGPQEYGIDGPTVRAIAEDIVAARNHFDVDIAVVVGGGNIWRGIQGSGAGMDRAQADYMGMLATVMNGLALQDTLEQMGQPTRVQSAIHMAQVAEPYIRRKATRHLEKGRIVIFAGGTGNPFFTTDTAASLRAVEIEADAVLKGTHGGTDGIYTADPRLDPNATKLDHVSYLDVLNRGLKVMDATAITLCMDNDLPIVVFDLMGEGNFRSLLAGEAIGTLVDDEKGPS